The following proteins are encoded in a genomic region of Methanobrevibacter sp.:
- the serS gene encoding serine--tRNA ligase, giving the protein MKFRLNGSVTFSKDAKDAESDISEFINQANSEILLKGLGSADESEAARITEWELDGDKLNLTIESGYKIRAHDGLLRIKNPLSQLLGKKYHLGVRKLHIDEYEVTIPIGEGEYSFDLDSAKQFTQLEDIKIKDGAVSFLIKDLDESIIKKQSVNRIIKQVAKKQEEIAIGEDGEELDITYKLNATPGEIIAESEEFETYFEGDMTEESMKRGWVKPFPGKGQWFYGPEITALERALEEIIVERVIEKIGFQECLFPKLIPINVMEKMKYLEGLPEGMYYVSAPKRDPETFTQFKNELIVNKEVPIDLLKEGLKDPGYVNAAAQCEPFYQFFSHEVIDESELPIKFYDKSGWTYRWEGGGAKGLDRVHEFQRIECVWMGSPEEVTKIRDATRDLSHELANELELEWYTEIGDDPFYLEGRKQDDRGIEYPDVAKYEMRLKIPGQEKGVAVVSANVHGTHFIEGFSIKEAHGHKIWTGCTGFGITRWVFGFISQKGFDKENWPQLVKDKLKEAKSPKVLTWP; this is encoded by the coding sequence ATGAAATTTAGATTAAACGGATCAGTGACATTTAGTAAAGATGCTAAAGACGCTGAATCAGACATTAGCGAATTTATTAATCAGGCAAATAGCGAAATACTTTTGAAAGGACTTGGAAGTGCAGATGAATCCGAAGCTGCAAGAATAACAGAATGGGAACTTGATGGAGATAAATTAAATCTTACCATTGAATCAGGTTATAAAATTAGAGCTCACGACGGATTGCTTAGAATCAAAAATCCTTTGAGCCAACTGTTAGGAAAAAAATATCATTTGGGTGTAAGAAAACTCCATATTGATGAATATGAAGTTACAATTCCAATAGGGGAAGGAGAATATAGTTTTGATTTAGATTCCGCTAAACAGTTTACACAATTAGAAGATATAAAAATAAAAGATGGTGCAGTATCCTTTTTAATTAAAGACTTGGATGAATCAATCATTAAAAAACAAAGTGTAAACAGGATCATCAAACAAGTAGCTAAAAAACAGGAAGAAATTGCAATTGGTGAAGATGGTGAGGAATTAGACATCACATACAAATTAAATGCAACTCCTGGAGAAATTATAGCTGAAAGTGAAGAATTTGAAACATATTTCGAAGGGGATATGACTGAAGAATCAATGAAACGTGGATGGGTAAAACCATTCCCTGGAAAAGGACAATGGTTCTACGGTCCTGAAATAACCGCCCTTGAACGTGCTTTAGAAGAAATTATTGTAGAAAGAGTCATTGAAAAAATAGGATTCCAAGAATGTTTATTCCCAAAACTTATCCCGATTAACGTTATGGAAAAAATGAAATATCTTGAAGGATTGCCTGAAGGAATGTATTATGTAAGTGCTCCAAAAAGAGATCCTGAAACATTTACCCAATTCAAAAACGAGTTAATAGTGAATAAAGAGGTCCCTATAGACTTATTAAAAGAAGGGCTTAAAGATCCAGGTTACGTGAATGCAGCTGCTCAATGTGAACCATTCTACCAATTCTTCTCACATGAAGTCATAGACGAAAGCGAATTGCCAATCAAGTTCTATGATAAAAGCGGATGGACCTACAGATGGGAAGGTGGAGGTGCAAAAGGCCTTGACCGTGTTCATGAATTCCAAAGGATAGAATGTGTATGGATGGGAAGTCCAGAGGAAGTAACAAAAATCAGGGATGCAACCCGTGATTTATCACATGAACTTGCAAACGAACTTGAACTTGAATGGTATACTGAAATTGGAGACGACCCATTCTATCTTGAAGGAAGAAAACAAGACGACAGAGGAATTGAATATCCTGATGTTGCAAAATATGAAATGAGATTAAAGATACCTGGTCAGGAAAAAGGTGTGGCAGTTGTTTCAGCAAATGTCCATGGAACACACTTTATTGAAGGTTTTTCAATTAAAGAAGCTCATGGTCATAAAATTTGGACAGGATGTACCGGATTTGGAATTACAAGATGGGTATTCGGATTTATCTCACAAAAAGGATTCGATAAGGAAAACTGGCCACAACTTGTAAAGGATAAGCTTAAAGAAGCAAAATCCCCAAAAGTATTAACTTGGCCATGA
- a CDS encoding class E sortase has protein sequence MKKPTISTIILIIVIAIIGLYALGEVDYYSMKITTERNVDSPVITIPAIGLSEKINNISLSQGVYRQIDTYTPDTGDVVLYGHRTLQGSPFLRLDQVNKGDELVVEWPEIGELKYTVTNKEIVPANYQLTTVQGGHKLFLVTCDPIGSTANRLIIEGELSSQGPIQEQIIKDNPQEYYGLIIATLFLIGGLIFSWFYSKDNRIYLIVTVLIISAIIFYFYLFPIPPDIIFSKIGFLNGEFA, from the coding sequence ATGAAAAAACCAACAATTTCAACAATCATTCTGATAATTGTTATTGCAATAATAGGTTTGTATGCATTAGGTGAAGTTGACTATTATTCAATGAAAATAACAACAGAACGTAATGTTGACTCTCCCGTAATAACAATTCCTGCAATTGGACTATCGGAAAAAATAAATAACATATCACTTTCACAAGGGGTATATAGGCAGATTGACACTTATACTCCAGATACTGGAGATGTTGTGCTTTATGGACATAGAACGCTACAGGGATCACCATTTTTAAGGCTAGATCAGGTAAATAAAGGTGATGAACTTGTAGTGGAATGGCCTGAAATTGGAGAACTCAAATACACAGTTACAAATAAAGAGATAGTGCCTGCAAACTACCAACTAACAACTGTGCAAGGAGGGCATAAACTATTCTTGGTAACATGTGATCCAATAGGATCCACAGCTAATAGATTAATAATAGAAGGAGAATTAAGCTCACAAGGACCTATTCAAGAACAGATAATTAAAGACAACCCTCAAGAATATTATGGCCTAATAATAGCAACATTATTCCTTATTGGAGGATTAATATTCAGTTGGTTCTATTCAAAAGACAATAGAATTTATTTAATTGTTACTGTCCTTATAATTTCAGCAATAATATTCTATTTCTACCTATTCCCAATACCACCAGATATTATATTCTCAAAAATAGGATTCCTGAATGGTGAATTTGCATAA
- the ppsA gene encoding phosphoenolpyruvate synthase → MYVVKFEDLNKSDIGIAGGKGANLGELTQAGIPVPPGFVVTAETYQKFMEDGGINDKVMEILAGIDINDTKELQAAAEEIKSLIIKTPIPDEITTFIIEAYNQLCQRVGEEDTDVAIRSSATAEDLPEASFAGQQDTFLHVSGYKDVIEYVRKCWASLFEARAIFYREENDFEHSKVYIAVVVQKMANADKAGVMFTVNPSTGEEIALIEGSWGLGEAVVSGDVTPDNYAVDKKNDEIVNVTVSDKKVMYTNDEAGTSVKVDVPEELRNERVLSDQELIELTEMGKRVQAHYGEPMDTEWAFEKGMLFLLQARPITTLDKDSPADEGSDSVVDGEVIIKGLGASPGIASGLVKIIRDIDELDKVKDGDIMVTTMTTPDMVPAMRRAAGIITDEGGVTCHASIISRELGIPCVVGTGSATSTLTEDDGVTLDGKKGLVFEGLTETKEEAPVAATNVEAAPIITVTEVKANVSMPEAAARAAATGADGVGLLRTEHMMLTSGIHPGKFVAEGREDELIDIIADNVKIVADAFYPKPVWYRTLDAPTDEFITLEGGENEPEEHNPMLGWRGIRRELDQPEILKCEFKAIKKLYDQGYTNLGIMIPLSQSPEELKKAKELCASVGLIPHKDIDFGMMVEIPAAALTIEDYIAVGIDFVSLGTNDLTQYTLAVDRNNEFVAKHYTEEHPAVMMLIERTIKKCVEAGVKCSICGQAGSVPRIVEKLVGYGITSVSSNADAVAEVRKTVARAEKKLILDAARKNLN, encoded by the coding sequence ATGTATGTTGTAAAATTTGAGGATTTAAATAAATCTGATATTGGAATTGCAGGTGGAAAGGGTGCAAATTTAGGAGAACTCACCCAAGCAGGTATTCCTGTTCCACCAGGCTTTGTAGTAACTGCTGAAACTTATCAAAAGTTCATGGAAGATGGTGGAATTAATGATAAAGTTATGGAAATTTTAGCAGGAATTGATATTAACGATACTAAAGAACTTCAAGCTGCTGCTGAAGAAATCAAGTCTCTTATTATTAAAACTCCTATTCCTGATGAAATAACCACTTTCATTATTGAAGCTTACAATCAGCTCTGCCAAAGAGTTGGTGAAGAAGACACTGATGTGGCTATACGTTCTTCCGCAACTGCTGAAGATTTGCCTGAAGCTTCTTTTGCAGGTCAACAAGATACCTTCTTGCATGTTTCAGGTTATAAGGATGTAATTGAATATGTAAGAAAATGTTGGGCATCATTGTTTGAAGCAAGAGCTATCTTCTACAGGGAAGAAAATGATTTTGAACACTCAAAAGTATATATTGCTGTTGTAGTTCAAAAAATGGCTAACGCTGATAAGGCAGGTGTAATGTTCACTGTAAACCCATCTACCGGTGAGGAAATTGCTTTAATCGAAGGTTCATGGGGACTTGGTGAAGCTGTAGTTTCAGGTGATGTAACTCCTGATAATTATGCAGTTGACAAAAAGAACGATGAAATTGTTAACGTGACCGTTAGTGATAAAAAAGTAATGTACACCAACGATGAAGCAGGAACTAGTGTAAAGGTCGATGTTCCTGAAGAATTAAGAAATGAAAGGGTATTGTCTGATCAAGAACTCATTGAATTAACTGAAATGGGTAAAAGAGTTCAAGCTCATTATGGAGAACCAATGGATACTGAATGGGCATTTGAAAAAGGCATGTTATTCTTATTACAAGCAAGACCAATCACTACTCTCGACAAGGATTCACCTGCAGATGAAGGCTCTGATTCTGTTGTTGATGGTGAAGTAATAATCAAAGGTCTTGGTGCAAGTCCAGGTATTGCTTCTGGGTTAGTAAAAATTATTAGAGATATTGATGAATTAGATAAAGTTAAAGATGGAGACATTATGGTCACTACAATGACCACTCCTGATATGGTTCCAGCTATGAGAAGGGCTGCTGGAATTATTACTGATGAAGGTGGTGTAACCTGTCATGCTTCCATTATTTCTCGTGAATTAGGAATTCCTTGTGTTGTAGGAACTGGTTCAGCTACTTCAACTTTAACTGAAGACGATGGCGTAACCTTAGACGGTAAAAAAGGATTGGTATTTGAAGGTTTAACTGAAACCAAAGAAGAGGCTCCTGTTGCAGCAACCAATGTGGAAGCAGCTCCAATCATCACCGTAACTGAAGTTAAAGCAAATGTAAGTATGCCTGAAGCTGCTGCTAGGGCTGCAGCTACCGGTGCAGATGGTGTTGGTTTACTTAGAACTGAACACATGATGTTGACTAGCGGTATTCACCCTGGAAAATTCGTTGCTGAAGGTAGGGAAGATGAATTGATTGACATTATTGCAGACAATGTTAAAATCGTAGCTGATGCATTCTATCCAAAACCTGTTTGGTATAGGACTCTTGATGCTCCAACCGATGAGTTCATAACTTTAGAAGGTGGAGAGAACGAACCTGAAGAACACAACCCAATGTTAGGTTGGAGAGGTATCAGAAGAGAATTGGACCAACCTGAAATTCTTAAATGCGAATTTAAAGCTATTAAAAAATTATACGATCAAGGATACACAAACCTCGGTATCATGATTCCATTGTCACAAAGTCCTGAAGAGCTTAAAAAAGCAAAAGAGCTTTGTGCTTCTGTAGGTCTCATTCCTCACAAGGATATTGACTTTGGTATGATGGTGGAAATACCTGCTGCTGCTTTAACCATTGAAGATTATATTGCTGTAGGTATTGACTTTGTAAGTTTAGGAACCAACGATTTAACCCAATACACTTTAGCGGTTGATAGAAACAACGAATTCGTTGCTAAACATTATACCGAAGAGCATCCTGCTGTTATGATGCTAATTGAAAGAACAATTAAAAAATGTGTTGAAGCAGGAGTAAAATGTAGTATCTGTGGTCAAGCAGGTAGTGTACCTCGTATTGTTGAAAAACTTGTTGGATATGGAATTACAAGCGTTTCATCTAATGCGGATGCTGTAGCTGAAGTTAGAAAAACTGTAGCTAGAGCTGAGAAAAAATTAATTCTCGATGCTGCTCGTAAGAATCTAAATTAA
- a CDS encoding dihydroneopterin aldolase family protein, translated as MDVDKEYFSNISSRERAIFEGAISMGALFHQFIGTPVNNNTKESLEIAIKNSLKLQPAIEDVEVKINFERLEEALSEFDYTSLNGDMLDVKIYTKVGNVKATIRMEFIEELNYPLMYVEDIED; from the coding sequence ATGGACGTTGATAAAGAATACTTTTCAAATATAAGTTCCAGAGAAAGAGCAATATTTGAAGGAGCTATAAGTATGGGAGCATTATTCCATCAATTCATTGGAACTCCTGTAAACAACAATACAAAAGAAAGCTTGGAAATAGCTATAAAAAACTCTTTGAAACTTCAACCAGCTATTGAAGATGTAGAAGTAAAAATAAACTTTGAAAGATTAGAAGAAGCATTATCTGAATTTGATTACACTTCCTTAAATGGCGACATGTTAGATGTGAAAATATATACAAAGGTAGGTAATGTAAAGGCAACCATTAGAATGGAATTTATTGAAGAATTAAATTATCCACTTATGTATGTTGAAGATATAGAAGATTAA
- the mfnA gene encoding tyrosine decarboxylase MfnA, with translation MEEKPVSKDIILKNLEDFQSQDLKYSDGRILGSMCTEAHPFAKEIFCNFLDSNLGDPGLFKGTKQIEDSVIKSIGGLLSADEVYGNVVTGGTEANIMAIRAARNHARKYKGIKKGEIIVPESAHFSFKKAADMMDLKIVEAKLDDNYKIDIESLKNSISDKTVAIVAIAGTTELGLVDPIDEISKIAYDNNIYFHVDAAFGGFSIPFLKEIGYDFPDFDFSLPGVCSITVDPHKMGLAPIPAGGILFRKKEYLEVMAIDSPYLTVKTQSTIVGTRLGAASAATYGIMKYFGKEGYLELIQNLMSNTIFFKEELKKIGYNIVVEPELNIVAFNHPTIGAEELSDLLDERGWKVSVASCPVAIRIILMNHIKKSHLEELLEDLKDLY, from the coding sequence ATGGAAGAAAAGCCAGTATCAAAAGATATTATTCTAAAAAATTTAGAAGATTTTCAATCTCAGGATTTAAAATATAGTGATGGTAGAATTTTAGGTTCAATGTGTACTGAAGCACATCCTTTTGCAAAAGAAATTTTTTGTAATTTTTTAGATTCAAATTTGGGAGATCCTGGTCTTTTTAAAGGAACTAAACAGATTGAAGATTCTGTTATTAAATCTATTGGTGGATTATTGTCTGCTGATGAAGTTTATGGTAATGTTGTAACTGGCGGTACTGAAGCTAATATAATGGCAATCAGGGCTGCTAGAAATCATGCAAGGAAATATAAGGGAATTAAAAAGGGCGAAATAATAGTTCCTGAATCAGCCCATTTTTCATTTAAAAAAGCCGCAGACATGATGGATCTTAAAATTGTTGAAGCTAAATTGGATGATAATTATAAGATTGACATTGAATCATTGAAAAACTCCATTTCAGATAAGACAGTTGCTATTGTGGCTATTGCCGGAACAACTGAATTGGGGCTTGTGGATCCTATTGATGAAATTTCAAAAATAGCATATGATAACAATATCTATTTTCATGTAGATGCTGCATTCGGTGGTTTTTCAATTCCGTTTTTAAAGGAAATAGGTTATGATTTTCCAGACTTCGATTTTTCACTTCCAGGGGTCTGTTCAATTACTGTTGATCCGCATAAGATGGGTTTGGCACCTATTCCTGCAGGTGGGATTTTGTTTAGAAAAAAAGAATATCTTGAAGTTATGGCTATTGATTCCCCATATCTTACTGTTAAAACACAATCAACCATTGTTGGAACAAGGTTAGGTGCGGCTTCGGCAGCTACCTATGGTATTATGAAATACTTTGGAAAAGAAGGCTATTTGGAACTGATACAAAATTTGATGAGCAACACCATATTCTTCAAGGAAGAGCTTAAAAAAATCGGTTATAATATTGTTGTTGAACCTGAATTGAATATTGTTGCCTTTAATCATCCTACAATCGGAGCTGAAGAGCTTTCTGATTTGCTTGATGAGAGAGGATGGAAAGTTTCAGTAGCTTCTTGTCCTGTAGCTATTCGCATTATTTTAATGAATCATATTAAAAAAAGTCATTTGGAAGAATTATTGGAAGATTTAAAAGATTTATATTAA
- a CDS encoding KEOPS complex subunit Pcc1, which translates to MKINGELKLRYNNSRDCETVFKSLEIDNKNFIESEYNENEITYNISSESLGSFLSTVDDLIASEIVVEKIIVSTNDN; encoded by the coding sequence ATGAAAATTAATGGAGAGCTTAAATTAAGATACAACAACTCGAGAGATTGTGAAACTGTATTTAAGAGTTTGGAAATCGACAATAAAAATTTCATTGAATCGGAATACAATGAAAATGAAATAACATATAACATTTCGAGCGAATCACTTGGCAGCTTTCTATCGACTGTTGACGATTTGATTGCATCAGAAATTGTTGTTGAAAAAATAATAGTCTCTACTAACGATAATTAA
- a CDS encoding DUF515 domain-containing protein, with protein MNNKIPEDSIYPYEYEENTESLKRKIQKQKELNRPRLKEEHEENITNDLKIFEKINERLSKIFKSSSSDIGEDEKKKKIGIAITTLIVIVLITSCYYFLIYEPSQKSLEEARTEKLNELHSLYKGPLASSTESFTLEKQIKKAKSAHEVNAINIMGPATKDWREFQKKAINENHDKFNRTMAIYQTEDNKTVIMPISDAFTIVNNNGANILSNIEFKKPNTISVPILLSRLQAGAGLISVGSIVDIYTQNNLNNSQNLENDSSLAISGCTVVSIMRCEASGEIESEYGTSQTLVKGNNTNPNENTKTFTANVIEMIKGSLAGGYNERQTLNLLKNYGVKLANCERGINLAELDAQYLLLLEVPHDKVNYVLDNMDNIILTIPTSNAPTWMVNELKDTYEK; from the coding sequence ATGAACAATAAAATACCTGAAGATTCCATTTATCCATATGAATACGAAGAAAACACAGAAAGCCTAAAAAGAAAAATTCAAAAACAAAAGGAATTGAATAGGCCAAGATTGAAAGAGGAACACGAGGAAAATATAACAAACGATTTGAAAATCTTTGAAAAAATAAATGAAAGACTTTCAAAAATATTCAAGAGCAGCTCATCAGACATCGGCGAAGATGAAAAAAAGAAGAAAATAGGAATAGCCATAACAACACTGATTGTAATTGTCCTAATAACATCCTGCTATTATTTTTTAATATATGAACCTTCACAAAAAAGTCTGGAGGAAGCCCGAACAGAAAAGCTGAATGAACTCCATTCGTTGTATAAAGGCCCATTAGCTTCATCAACTGAATCATTTACCTTGGAAAAACAAATCAAAAAAGCCAAAAGTGCCCATGAAGTAAATGCAATTAACATAATGGGGCCGGCAACAAAGGATTGGAGAGAATTTCAAAAAAAGGCCATTAATGAGAATCATGACAAATTCAATAGAACAATGGCCATTTATCAAACGGAAGACAATAAAACAGTAATAATGCCTATTTCAGATGCATTCACCATTGTAAATAACAATGGAGCGAATATCCTGTCAAATATTGAATTTAAAAAACCGAATACAATATCAGTTCCAATACTGTTGTCTCGCCTTCAGGCGGGAGCAGGACTGATATCAGTAGGTAGCATAGTGGACATATATACTCAAAACAACCTAAACAACAGTCAAAATCTGGAAAACGACAGCTCCCTTGCAATTAGCGGATGCACGGTAGTTTCAATAATGAGATGTGAGGCAAGTGGAGAAATAGAATCAGAATATGGAACATCCCAGACATTAGTAAAAGGAAACAACACAAATCCCAATGAAAACACAAAAACATTCACAGCAAATGTAATTGAAATGATAAAGGGATCATTGGCTGGGGGATATAATGAAAGGCAAACATTAAATCTCCTTAAAAACTACGGGGTAAAATTAGCCAACTGCGAAAGAGGAATAAATTTGGCAGAACTTGATGCACAGTATCTGCTGCTATTGGAAGTCCCCCATGACAAAGTGAATTACGTTTTAGACAACATGGACAATATAATTTTGACAATACCTACAAGCAATGCCCCAACATGGATGGTGAATGAACTGAAAGACACATATGAAAAATAA
- a CDS encoding archaetidylserine synthase, whose amino-acid sequence MGRNMKIENTKITSFMALSDIVSLLNMISGFVSIILSMNGYFEYAATAMFFSLLFDSVDGWVARKINRNDQYGFGKNIDSLSDVVSFGVAPALFLYSVSKTIQNSPEILVLIVSVLMVACGVLRLTRYNAINDYIDFKGFIGFPIPGISVILASYYLTGAFNIYIALVLMTIVSLFMISNFKYKKVDNFTIIGIGAVLIILLILQLPLIAFNINIPALFLLIICLYCLISYLFR is encoded by the coding sequence ATGGGTCGAAACATGAAAATAGAAAACACCAAAATAACAAGCTTTATGGCATTATCAGATATTGTATCCTTATTGAATATGATAAGTGGATTTGTATCCATAATATTATCAATGAACGGTTATTTTGAATATGCTGCTACAGCTATGTTTTTTTCACTCTTGTTTGACTCTGTAGATGGTTGGGTGGCAAGAAAAATTAATAGAAATGACCAATACGGATTTGGAAAAAATATTGATTCATTATCCGACGTGGTATCATTTGGAGTAGCCCCTGCATTATTCCTTTATTCCGTCTCTAAAACAATACAAAATTCTCCAGAAATACTTGTACTGATCGTATCTGTACTAATGGTAGCATGTGGAGTATTGAGACTGACAAGATATAATGCAATAAACGATTATATCGATTTTAAAGGATTTATCGGATTTCCAATCCCTGGAATTAGCGTAATACTTGCTAGTTATTACCTGACAGGAGCATTCAATATTTATATTGCATTAGTCTTAATGACAATCGTTTCATTGTTCATGATAAGCAATTTCAAATACAAAAAAGTAGATAATTTTACAATAATTGGAATCGGAGCCGTGCTAATTATCCTTTTGATATTGCAATTACCACTAATAGCATTCAATATTAATATTCCAGCACTATTTTTATTAATTATATGCCTATATTGCTTAATAAGTTATTTATTTAGATAA
- the rplJ gene encoding 50S ribosomal protein L16 encodes MVRAYTRRDYIRKIPNSRIVQYDMGNLREEFPVAVSLVVKKPTHLRHNSLEAARIASNRLMQRKAGRLGYHLKLRTYPHHIVRENPMATGAGADRVQSGMRNAFGKPISVEAILKAGQRVITIEIQPKNFEDAKLALKRASMKFPVPCRIVVDRGQELLK; translated from the coding sequence ATGGTTCGTGCTTATACAAGAAGAGATTATATTAGAAAAATCCCAAATTCAAGAATTGTACAATATGATATGGGTAATTTAAGAGAAGAGTTTCCAGTTGCAGTAAGTTTAGTTGTTAAAAAACCTACTCATCTTAGACACAATTCTTTAGAAGCTGCAAGGATTGCTTCTAACAGATTAATGCAAAGAAAAGCTGGTAGATTAGGTTACCACTTGAAATTAAGAACTTACCCACACCACATTGTAAGAGAAAACCCAATGGCTACCGGTGCAGGAGCAGATAGGGTACAAAGTGGTATGAGAAACGCTTTCGGTAAACCTATTAGTGTTGAAGCTATCTTAAAAGCTGGTCAAAGAGTTATCACTATTGAGATTCAACCTAAAAACTTTGAAGATGCTAAATTAGCATTGAAAAGAGCTTCAATGAAATTCCCAGTTCCTTGTAGAATTGTGGTTGATAGAGGTCAAGAATTACTCAAATAA